ACCAAATAATAACCAATATTTTATGCTAAAAATTTACTCTTTTTAAACGTCTTAATCTTGTTGCCGGATCATCCATAACACCCTCAACCATCATCACCAGATCCAACCAGTTCATTTTGACTGAACCCTGCTCCTGATCTCTTGAGGGGAGGCGAAAGCGACCCTCTTCCAGTAGTTTGGAGTAGATAACAAGACCACCGGGCTCCATATGAAGTAGTTTGATCCTGTTACGGGCTTTGTTAACGAAGATAAAGACATCACCATTGC
This region of Veillonellales bacterium genomic DNA includes:
- the tnpB gene encoding IS66 family insertion sequence element accessory protein TnpB (TnpB, as the term is used for proteins encoded by IS66 family insertion elements, is considered an accessory protein, since TnpC, encoded by a neighboring gene, is a DDE family transposase.) — protein: MRYLLYSEPTDMRKSYHTLSGLVTNNMGLNVRNGDVFIFVNKARNRIKLLHMEPGGLVIYSKLLEEGRFRLPSRDQEQGSVKMNWLDLVMMVEGVMDDPATRLRRLKRVNF